In the Paramisgurnus dabryanus chromosome 5, PD_genome_1.1, whole genome shotgun sequence genome, one interval contains:
- the capga gene encoding capping protein (actin filament), gelsolin-like a, with protein sequence MLHLQAAPRQFTHDVREPGLWIWRVEKMKAVLLDPSLYGVFYNGDAYIVLNNQGKDGSDLHMWMGEKSSPDEQGACAMLATQLDSFLGGDPVQHRQVQGFESPEFMTLFPKGVSYREGGVESGFKSARSRTCPVTHLYQVKGKKNIRAREVELSWGSFNKGDCFILDLGETIVAWSGSKANMFERQKVREIASLIRDTERNGKAHIIDVTEGEEPLEMVQALGPIPALRDSSAEEDAAADISNSASLYKVSNATGQMTLTKLCNRGPFSQELLEKDDCFILDNGSNGKIYVWKGHGANAEEKRVALKVADEFITEMNYPRMRTQVEILPQGRESVLFKQFFESWS encoded by the exons ATGCTCCATCTGCAGGCAGCACCCAGACAGTTTACCCATGATGTGCGAGAGCCGGGGCTGTGGATCTGGAGGGTGGAAAAGATGAAGGCTGTGCTTCTTGATCCATCGCTGTATGGTGTCTTCTACAATGGAGATGCATACATTGTGCTCAACAACCAGGGGAAAGATGGAAGTGACTTGCACATGTGGATGG GTGAGAAGTCATCTCCGGATGAGCAGGGTGCTTGTGCTATGCTCGCCACACAACTGGACAGCTTCTTAGGAGGAGACCCAGTACAACACAGACAGGTCCAAGGCTTTGAGTCACCTGAGTTCATGACACTTTTTCCTAAAGGAGTCAGCTACAGG GAGGGAGGAGTGGAGTCTGGGTTCAAGAGTGCCAGGTCAAGGACTTGTCCCGTTACGCATCTTTACCAGGTCAAAGGAAAGAAAAACATCAGAGCAAGAGAGGTGGAGCTTAGCTGGGGAAGCTTCAACAAGGGAGACTGTTTCATACTGGACCTTGGAGag ACCATCGTAGCATGGAGCGGCTCCAAAGCCAACATGTTTGAGCGACAGAAGGTGCGTGAAATTGCATCGCTTATCAGAGACACGGAGAGGAACGGCAAAGCTCACATTATCGATGTGACCGAGGGAGAGGAACCACTAGAGATGGTCCAG GCACTTGGTCCAATCCCAGCTCTGAGAGACAGCTCAGCAGAGGAGGACGCTGCAGCAGACATCTCAAATTCTGCCTCCCTTTACAAG gtGTCCAATGCAACAGGCCAAATGACCTTGACAAAACTGTGTAACAGAGGACCGTTCAGTCAAGAGCTCTTGGAGAAGGATGACTGCTTCATACTGGACAATGGATCTAATGGGAAGATCTATGTTTGGAAGG GGCATGGAGCCAATGCAGAGGAGAAGAGGGTTGCTCTGAAGGTGGCAGATGAGTTTATTACAGAAATGAACTATCCCAGAATGCGAACACAG GTGGAAATTCTCCCTCAGGGTCGTGAATCTGTCCTCTTCAAACAGTTCTTTGAGAGCTGGAGTTAA
- the LOC135732428 gene encoding uncharacterized protein yields MVRRRKGSPHSKHRPFTDNYNAMNHEGRFGPPSRSHRGFRGPPGKAPPSWRESNSSGPQPYPKRPSHMGEHRERPGQWMQQNQDHFHGYPRSQDSQRGRRRPSPPRSSRPPPVQHRQSPHGGPMHGPPSHRAPLFHGNHISIPSPSRHFHGPPSDRRVPSPHSSFRGPQRRPSPAQEHERGWGPGPRERPFGRSAFGGQNWNGPGGYSHAPSGDSRPSGPPQRKPREFPGRSSYQERWSGERDQHAPYHGDAGRESRRPSLDWTHRGEASPNSRPPYRTPARKPGPPSLASSSRFFPPLRPQDRPAGRPMKRRIPDFRCPPASDLEHGPPKRFRREFSVRPLPLRGFRGHGLTLNDKSRLLKVRKFREESVARFRLPPPRPRLADRSQKPKLQTTPRNSKDSTDGQPRKVSRKKDTKMSSPRESSPNPDSKTAEPKRDSETKVESRRSVSAHRSSPIDRRLSRDLVVVSHWEAGHKPSTSPKNNAPWRNRAPKNKSEGSESDGSLTLNERFTKLKSPEQKDRRPSGGPEKSLRKPGPFQRPNFRPVGVNTGPGPLEIPRKPLMATIIPRPPFSSKPVFKKSQSIMSKYKNLQSLRHKVPHQRQATSYRRW; encoded by the exons ATGGTGAGACGTCGTAAAGGATCTCCTCATTCCAAACACAG GCCTTTTACTGACAACTACAATGCCATGAATCATGAAGGGCGATTTGGCCCCCCTTCAAGAAGTCATAGAGGTTTCAGAGGACCTCCTGGAAAAGCCCCACCCAGCTGGAGAGAGAGCAACAGCAGTGGACCCCAGCCATACCCCAAGAGGCCCTCACACATGGGTGAACATAGAGAGAGACCTGGTCAATGGATGCAACAGAACCAAGATCACTTCCACGGATATCCCAGGTCACAGGATTCACAGCGGGGCCGCAGAAGGCCTTCTCCACCCCGCTCGAGCCGGCCTCCCCCAGTGCAGCACAGGCAGTCCCCACACGGCGGTCCTATGCATGGACCACCTAGTCACAGAGCACCACTCTTCCACGGAAACCACATCAGCATCCCATCACCATCTCGCCATTTTCATGGACCTCCATCAGACCGGAGGGTTCCATCTCCCCACAGTTCCTTCAGAGGTCCGCAGCGACGCCCAAGCCCTGCTCAAGAGCATGAGAGAGGCTGGGGTCCCGGACCTCGGGAGAGGCCATTCGGAAGATCGGCATTTGGAGGGCAGAACTGGAATGGGCCGGGAGGTTACTCGCATGCCCCCAGTGGGGATTCTAGGCCCTCTGGCCCACCCCAGAGAAAACCCAGAGAGTTTCCTGGAAGGAGTTCATATCAAGAGAG GTGGTCTGGAGAGAGAGATCAACATGCACCGTATCATGGAGATGCTGGAAGGGAGTCTCGTCGCCCCAGCCTGGATTGGACACACAGAGGAGAGGCCAGTCCAAACTCTCGACCCCCTTACAGAACACCAGCACGCAAGCCAGGTCCACCCTCATTGGCATCATCTTCCAGATTCTTTCCTCCTCTACGACCCCAGGACAGGCCCGCCGGACGGCCAATGAAGAGGAGGATTCCAGACTTCAGATGTCCGCCTGCAAGCGATTTGGAGCACGGACCACCAAAGCGCTTTCGAAGAGAGTTTTCAGTGAGACCTCTTCCTCTCAGAGGCTTCAGAGGTCACGGTTTGACCCTTAATGATAAGAGTCGACTGCTAAAGGTACGGAAGTTTAGGGAAGAGTCAGTGGCCAGGTTCAGGCTGCCCCCACCTAGGCCAAGACTCGCAGACAGATCCCAGAAACCCAAGCTTCAGACAACACCACGTAATAGCAAAGATTCCACAGATGGTCAACCACGCAAGGTGTCCCGGAAAAAAGATACGAAGATGTCATCACCCAGAGAGTCATCTCCCAACCCAGACTCCAAGACAGCTGAACCTAAGAGGGACTCCGAAACAAAGGTGGAATCCCGTCGCTCTGTGAGCGCACACAG ATCCTCACCAATAGACAGGAGACTTTCACGTGACCTTGTTGTGGTTTCTCATTGGGAGGCGGGACACAAACCAAGCACTAGCCCTAAAAATAATGCACCCTGGAGGAATAGAGCCCCCAAGAACAAGTCAG AAGGCTCAGAATCTGATGGAAGTTTAACTCTTAATGAACGCTTTACCAAGCTTAAGAGTCCAGAACAGAAGGACAGACG ACCTTCTGGAGGACCAGAAAAATCCCTGAGAAAGCCTGGGCCATTTCAG CGGCCTAATTTCCGCCCAGTTGGAGTAAATACAGGACCAGGCCCACTTGAGATTCCTAGAAAACCCTTGATG GCCACTATTATTCCAAGACCACCCTTTAGTTCGAAGCCTGTCTTCAAGAAGAGCCAAAGTATCATGTCAAAGTACAAGAACTTGCAGTCGCTACGGCACAAGGTTCCCCATCAACGGCAGGCCACTAGCTATCGCCGGTGGTGA
- the mrps31 gene encoding small ribosomal subunit protein mS31 has translation MYRRLLLNIYQVRNGLIHTQNARPPLRKCKEGEVINWPTGKASQRLLGTSSISLSETKDGTTSFSEEKENKVEANTDVNKTEIQKEGTEISQATLTTQCENEAVAIPEESKGLEKTKTGKQSHLELLGAMKVEVTTKRKIRPPLVPRTSERPEPKSMESAHSMFQHATAEGSPQRETLNPALVAAASAAASTLPNSHQAESELLQQLRKYEAIPDTQKRAEGQNIGDIIADMKVGKRQNSRSNGRPTSQIRFDDDGRGYTQDRGITGELDGVRRRKSPFTGKRLNIFTASAEHDAVSDLGPTLWDIDQANQVVLSTNQMPRNGFEELIAWTKEGKLWQYPINNEAGLEDELHVPFHEHVFLEKYLDESFPRQGPVRHFIELVITGLAKNPHLTVKQKQEHIAWFKDYFQQKDSVLKEAEA, from the exons gcCCACGGGTAAAGCAAGCCAGAGGCTATTGGGAACCAGCAGCATCTCTTTAAGTGAAACTAAAGACGGCACCACATCTTTTTCAGAAGAGAAAGAAAACAAAGTAGAAGCTAACACAGATGTTAACAAAACAGAAATTCAAAAGGAGGGCACTGAAATTTCACAAGCGACGTTAACAACACAGTGCGAGAATGAAGCAGTAGCCATACCTGAAGAAAGCAAAGGGTTAGAGAAGACGAAAACTGGGAAACAGAGTCACTTGGAGCTTCTTGGAGCCATGAAGGTGGAGGTGACAACCAAACGTAAAATAAGACCACCATTGGTTCCAAGAACCAGTGAGAGACCCGAACCAAAGTCCATGGAAAGTGCACACAGCATGTTTCAGCATGCCACAGCGGAGGGTTCACCACAGCG TGAGACACTGAATCCAGCATTGGTTGCTGCAGCATCAGCAGCTGCGTCCACGCTGCCCAACAGCCATCAGGCTGAGTCCGAGCTCCTTCAGCAGTTGAGAAAATATGAAGCCATACCTGACACCCAGAAGAGAGCAGAGGGACAAAACATTGG aGATATTATAGCTGATATGAAAGTAGGAAAAAGGCAAAATAGCAGATCAAATGGCAGGCCGACCAGTCAGATCCGCTTTGATGATGATGGGCGAGGTTATACCCAAGACAGAGGCATTACCGGTGAACTTGATGGAGTTCGTAGACG GAAGAGTCCTTTCACTGGTAAGAGGCTGAACATCTTCACTGCTTCTGCGGAGCACGATGCAGTGTCAGATCTGG GCCCTACACTTTGGGACATTGATCAAGCCAATCAGGTTGTCCTGTCAACAAATCAGATGCCTCGTAATGGCTTTGAAGAGTTGATAGCATGGACCAAAGAGGGCAAGCTTTGGCAATATCCAATCAACAATGAGGCTG GTCTTGAGGATGAGTTGCATGTGCCCTTCCACGAGCATGTGTTCCTGGAGAAGTACCTTGATGAATCGTTCCCCCGGCAAGGCCCAGTCAGGCACTTCATTGAGCTGGTCATTACAGGACTTGCAAAGAATCCCCACCTCACAGTAAAGCAGAAACAGGAACATATTGCCTGGTTCAAAGACTATTTCCAACAGAAAGACAGTGTCCTCAAAGAGGCTGAGGCATAA